The Mycobacterium riyadhense sequence CGTGCTGGAGCAACAGGACCTCGACGACGGGCTAATTTTGGCCTGTCAATCTCACCCGGAATCTGATTCGGTAGAAGTAACTTACGACGAGTAGCCACAAGTAAGGTGGAGCGCGATGAAGCGGCTGATACCCGGTCCCGCGATCGTCGGATTGATCCTGATGTTCTTGTCCGCCCCGGCCGCCACCGCCGCGAGCAACAGCGCCACAACCCTTTTCCCGGTCGACGAGGTCACCCAGTTGGAGACGCACAGCTTCGTCGATTGCCACCCGAACGGCAGCTGCGACTTCGTCGCGGGGGCGAATCTGCGCACACCCGACGGCCCGGCGGGGTTTCCGCCCGGTCTGTGGGCGCGCCAAACCACCGAGATCCGGCCAACCAACAGGCTGACCTACCTGGACGCCCACGCCACCAGCCAGTTCGAGCGGGTCATGAAATCGGGCGGCTCCGACGTGATCACTACCGTCTACTTCGGCGAAGGCCCACCAGACAAGTATCAGACGACCGGCGTCATCGACTCGACCAGTTGGTCGACCGGACAACCGATGACCAACGTGGGCGTCATCGTGTGCACCCACATGCAGGTGGTCTACCCGGGTGTCAACCTCACCACGCCCAGTACCTGCGCGCAGGCGACTTTCTCCTGACCTGGTGAAATGCGCCCACGTTCCAGGACAATTGCGCCTACGCTGCCTTCGATGGTCGTCTCGCGGACAGGAGCACGGTGATGTCGTTCGTAATCGCGGAACCGGAGGCAGTCGCGGCGGGGGCCGCAGAGTTGGCGCGCATCAGGACTTCGATCAGTGCCGCCGCCGCGGCGGCGGCGGGGCCGACGACCGCCGCGGCGGCGGCGGGGTTTGACGAGGTGTCGACGGCCGCCGCAAGTGTGTTCAACACGTACGGGGCGATGTATCAGGACCTCAGCGCGCAGGCGGCGGCGTTTCACGACCAGTTCGTGCACACCCTGTCCGCCGGCGCGACTTCGTATCAGAGCGCCGAAGCCACCGCCCAGGCTCAGCTGCTCAACGCGATCAACGCGCCCGCCCTAGCGCTTTGGGACCGACCGCTTATCGGCAACGGCGCTAACGGCGGGCCTGGCCAAAACGGCGGCGACGGCGGGCTGCTGTGGGGCAACGGCGGCAGCGGCGGCAACGGCGATGCTACCCACCCGGGCGGCGGCAACGGCGGCAATGCCGGACTGATCGGTGACGGCGGCAGAGGAGGGAACGGTTACAGCCCGACCGCCGGGTCGGGCCAAAACGGCGGCGCTGGTGGTGCCGGCGGCAACGGCGGCTGGTTGTTCGGCAGTGGCGGGGCCGCCGGTAACGGTGGTGCCGGCAGCATGGGCGCCGGGGCCGGCGGCCTCGGCGGCAGCGGCGGCCACGGCGGCAATGCCGGCCTGTGGGGCAACGGCGGGGCCGGTGGCCATGGCTCCGCCGGCGGCGAGGGCGCTAATGCCCCCAACGGCAGTGGCGGCAACGGCGGCGCTGGTGGAGCCGGCGGCAACGGCGGTTTGCTGTCCGGTGACGGGGGCGTCGGCGGCGACGGAGGCAGTGGCGGCACCGGAGGATCCACCGGCACTTCCGCCGCACCCGGCGGCAACGGCGGAACCGGCGGATCCGGCGGCGACGGCGGCTGGCTGTTCGGCACCGGCGGCGACGCCGGCGACGGCGGATCCGGCGGGACTGGCGGCAGTGACTTCCTCGGCGGTGGCGTCGTCGCGGGCGCCGACGGCGGCGCCGGCGGCGCCGGCGGCCGCGCCGGCAACGCCGGGCTGTGGGGCAGCGGCGGGACAGGCGGCAACGGCGGCAAGGGCGGAACCGGCGGCGGTGCCAGCGGGAGTATTGGCGACCCCGGCACCGCTGGCGGCGCCGGCGGAACGGGCGGCACCGCCGGGGGTGGCGGAAACGGCGGCTGGTTCTACGGCAATGGCGGTGCCGGCGGTAATGGCGGCGGCGGCGGCGCCGGCGCCCAAGGTGCCGATACCAACAGCGTAGGCGGCCCCGGCGGCGCCGGGGGCCTCGCCGGCAGCGGCGGCAACGGTGGCGCCGCCGGCCTTATCGGTACTGGTGGTACCGGCGGGGCCGGCGGCGGCGGCGGTGCCGGCGGGCAAGGCGGCTTTGGCCCCAACTCGCCCAGTTTCGGCGGCTTTGGCGGCGACGGCGCTGCCGGCGGCCACGGAGGTCACGGTGGCTGGCTGTACGGCGCCGCGGGTGGCGGGGGTAGCGGCGGCAACGGCGGCGCAGGCGGGGCGAGCGGCGGCGGCGGCCCCTCCAATGTCAGCGGCGGCGCCGGCGGTGACGGCGGCGCCGGCGGCAACGCCGGGTTGATCGGTGGCGGCGGAAACGGCGGAAACGGCGGCACCGGCGGAACCGGCGGCTTCACCGGTGTCGGCGGCGTCGGCGGCTCCGGGGGTACCGGCGGGCGGCTATCCGGCACGCCCGGGTCGACCGGCACGAACGGGTGAACGGCGTTTCGCCGGCAACGGGCTACCGTGGCAGGCCAAGCAGCCGCTCTGCGGCCACCGTGAGCAGGATCTGCTCGGTACCGCCGGCGATGGTGAGGCACCGTGTATTCAGGAAGTCGTGCACTGCAACGTTTTCCACCAGCCCGCCGCCCTCGGACACGTCCATCATGAACTCGGCCAGCGCCTGTCGATAGCGAACTCCGATCAGTTTGCGCACGCTGGACTGCGAACCCGGATCCTGGCCGCCCACAGCCAACAGGGCGATCCGCTGGTCCAGCAGCGAACCGGTCGCAGCCAGCAGGATCAGCCGTCCCAGCCGATCCTGCTGCGCTACATCGAGATCCAGCTCCGCCAGCACCTTGATCAGCTCTTCCATCGGGTTGCCCAGCGCGGTCCCGGTGGCCATCGCGACGCGCTCGTTGGCCAGCGTGGTGCGGGCCAGCCGCCAGCCGTCGTTCACGGTGCCGACGACCATCTCGTCGGGAACGAACACGTTGTCCAGGAAGACTTCGTTGAACAGCGCGTCGCCGGTGATCTCACGCAGCGGGCGAATCTCGATGCCGGGTGCGGTCATGTCCACCAAAAAGTAGGTGATGCCTTGATGTTTCGGCGCGTCCGGATCGGTGCGCGCCAGGCACACGCCCCACCGCGCCGTGTGCGCCGCCGAGGTCCACACCTTCTGCCCGGTGAGCAGCCAACCGCCGCCCGGATCTTTTGAGCGCACTGCTTTTGTGCGCAACGAAGCCAGATCTGAACCGGCGCCCGGCTCGGAAAACAGTTGGCACCAAAGGAATTCACCGCGCAGAGTAGCGGGCACAAAACGCTCTATCTGTTCCGGCGTACCGTGCTCGAGGATGGTCGGCGCAGCCCACCAGCCGATTACCAGGTCCGGCCGCACCACGCCGGCGCCCGCCATCTCCTGGTCGATCAGCAGCTGCTCTGCCGGTGCCGCGCCGCGGCCGTACGGCGCCGGCCAGTGCGGAGCCAGCAGCCCGGTCTCGGCCAAGGCCACCTGACGTTTCTCCTCGGACAGCGCGGCGACTTCCGCCACCGCTGCGGCGATCTCGGGTCGGAGGCCCTCGACCTCAGCCAGGTCCAGACTCAGGCGCCGACGGACACCGGCCTGGGTCAGCGCGGTGACGCGGCGCAGCCAGCGCTCGGCGCCGCCCAAGAAGCGACCAATGCTGTGAGCGCGGCGCAGATACAAGTGCGCGTCGTGCTCCCAGGTGCAGCCGATGCCGCCAAGCACCTGGATGCAGTCTTTGACGTTGGCCTTCGCCGCGGCGATGCCGATGCTGGCAGCGATCGCCGCCGCAATGGAGAACTGGGGGTCGTCGGAATCCCCGGCAGCACGGGCGGCATCGGCCGCGGCCACCTCGACTTGTTCGGCGCGACAAAGCATCTCCGCGCACAGGTGCTTGATCGCCTGGAAGCTGCCGATCGGCTTGCCGAACTGTTCCCGCACTTTGGCGTAGGCCACCGCGGTGTCCAGCGCCCATCGGGTCACGCCGGTCGCCTCGGCCGCTAGCAGCGTCGCGGTCAGGTCCTCGACCCGCCGCCCCGATACCAGGGTGGCCGGCGCGTCCGTCAGCACCACCCGGGCCAGCGGCCGGGAAAAGTCGGTGGCGCGCAAGGGCTCCACCAGCACGCCGTCGCTACCAGTGTCGACCAGCAGCCAATCGCCGCCGGCCGGTAGCAGCAAGACGCCACCGGGTGCCCCACCCAGCACCCAATCGACGGTGCCGGACACCGTTTGATCTTCGAGTTGCACGTCACCTTCGAGCGCGAGCCCGGCGAAGCGTTCGCCGGAAATCAGCTGGTCGAGCAATTCGGGATCGTCGACAACAAGGGTCGCCAATGCGGTGGCGGCGACCGGCCCGGGTACCAACGCCTTCGCCGCTTCCGCCACCATTGCGCACAGGTCTTCGATGCTGCCGCCGGCACCCCCACGGTCCTCCGGGACGGCGATGCCGAAGAGTCCCAGGCCGGCAAGGCCCCCGAACACCGGGCGCCAGGCATCGGTGTCGCCCTGTTCGATCTCGCGGCAAGCCACCGTCGCCGCCTCTCCCGAGGCCGCAGTGCGGGCCCAGTCGCGCACCAACTCGCGTGCCGCGAACTGTTCGTCGGTGACGGTCGCTACCACCTGCCGTCCTTCCGTCGTCGGAATTCACATGGCTATAACCGGCCAAGAGACATTCTTGGTCACTAGAACGTGTTCTAATAGTGCAAGCGGCCAACCGTCAAATTGACACCTATTACGCCAGTACACGTGGTTGTCCCGGCAGTGGGGAGGTGGGAGATTAACACCGCGAATGCGTATCGTTTGCGAACGTACCGCCCGGAAGAGGAGCTGCCCACTAGATGTCGCAAGCAAACACACAGCCTCGCGAGGTCATGAACGTGGCAGTACTGGCTGAGTCCGAATTGGGTTCGGAGGCACAGCGGGAACGCCGCAAACGCATCCTGGACGCCACCATGGCCATCGCGTCGAAGGGCGGATACGAGGCCGTTCAGATGCGTGCCGTGGCGGACCGTGCCGATGTCGCGGTCGGGACGCTGTACCGCTACTTCCCTTCGAAGGTGCATCTGTTGGTCTCGGCACTGGGCCGGGAATTCAGCCGCATCGACGCCAAAACGGACCGCTCCGCGGTTGCCGGCGGAACGCCGTTTCAGCGACTGAACTTCATGGTTGGCAAGCTCAACCGCGCGATGCAGCGCAATCCCCTGCTCACCGAGGCGATGACGCGCGCCTACGTCTTCGCCGACGCATCGGCGGCCAGCGAGGTCGACCAGGTCGAGAAGCTGATCGACAGCATGTTTGCCCGCGCGATGGCCGACGGCGAACCGACCGAGGACCAGTACCACATCGCACGGGTGATCTCGGACGTGTGGTTGTCGAACCTGCTCGCCTGGCTCACCCGCCGAGCCTCGGCAACCGATGTCAGCAAGCGGCTGGACCTGGCCGTGCGGCTGTTGATCGGTGACACGGAAGCTCCTTGAGGTAAGAACGCTCGCTGGCGCCGCAAGTCCAAATTCGACGCCAAGAGCCGCCTGCGCGTGTGAACGGTCGACGGCGCGATCATGACAGTGAGATGGCGACCAAGATGTTTCCGATCGGGTGTGGCGCGACGCTGCGTGAGCTGGAGGAGAACCCGCACCCGCTGCTGGCACGGCTGCGGGCGGCCGAGCCGGTGTCTAGTGTTGCCGTGCTGGGCGGGTGGCTGGTCACCCGGTATGACCTCGCGGTGCGTGTCATGCGCGATCCCATGACCTTCACCGTCGATAATCCCCGGTTTTCTACCTCGCGAGTGGTCGGCCCGAGCATGCTGTCGCTCGATGGCGCGGAGCACGCACGCCACCGCGAGCCGTTCGCGCCCCCGTTCCGCGCGGCGCAGGTGCGGGACCGATACACCGGATTCATCCAGGCGGAGTCAGATAGGTTGATCTCCGCGATCCAACCGGCTGGCAGCGCCGAGCTGCGGCGTGAGTTCGCCGGTCCGCTCGCGGTCGCGGTGGTCACCGAGGCGCTCGGGCTGCGCGAGGTCGATGTCGACAGGGTGTTGTCCTGGTACGCGGCGATCGTGGCAGCGGTGTCGGAGGTGAGCGCGGGGCGACCGGTGACCGTTGCCGGTGCAGACGCGTTCGGTCAACTGCGGGCCGCCGTGGCGCGTGCCATGGGGCACACCGACAAACCATCGCTGCTGACGGAGGCGGCGCGGGCGTCGCATGGGCTGAGCCAGGATGAGGTCGTGTCGAACGCGGCGGTGCTGATGTTCGGCGGTATCGACACCACCGAGGGCATGATCGCCAATACGCTCCGACACCTGCTCGGCGACCCTGAGGCACTCACGCTCGTCCGTGACAGCAGGGATCTCTTGCCCAACGCGATCGAGGAGTCGATCCGCTTGGAGCCGGCTGCCGCGATCGTCGACCGTTACGCCACCCGCGATGTCGGGCTCGCAGGCACGCTGATCCAGCGCGGTGACCTGGTCACCATATCGATCGCGGGGGCCAACCGCGATCCGGCAGTGTTTGCCGACCCCCACCGGTTCAACATCCGCCGCACCAACGCAAGGCTCAACCTCGCGTTCGCGCTGGGGCCACACTTCTGCCTCGGTGCACGGCTCGCCAGGACCGAGACCGCGATCGCGGTCAGTCGACTCCTAGACCGCCTGCCCGGGCTGCGGCTGGACCCCGACCACCAGAACGCGCCGCGAGGTCTCGTGTTCCGCAAACCGCCAACCCTGCGCGTGCGCTGGACTGTGTAGCTCCGGTCTCCGACCGAAAGCCGTTATAGCGCTGGGAGAACCGCACTATCCGGAGCTGGTAATCGGGCGCGATTAGTCGAAGTATGATTCGTCCCACCTATCCATGCGGCGCATGCGCACTCGGGCGAGTTTCCGGTTAAGTGCTATCTGCTCATTTTCGATTGCGCGACCGGCATTCTTGACTGCGTTGTAGACGGCATCGTCAAGTTTGGACAGATCCTCCACGGATACCTCGGCCGATACGAAAACTGAGAACCGTATACAGTCGTCAACCACCGAAATGTCGACCTTCGGTGCCGGACTGAGTTGGCGGTGGAAGTGCTTGGCCAGCGCCTGTATCCAATATTTCGGCCACGGCGGAAGTGGCCTCAGATCATAGACAATGATCGCGTGTTCGCCGTTGTAGACGCCGACCGGCGCTTCAGTGCGGCTGAAGAATGTGCGCCCTAACGTCTGCTGGTCCTTCTGCGCGTCCTCTTCGTCAGCCACCTTTAGCCTCCGACCTCTGGTCTACCACCGTGCGGAGCGCTCTGCTGACAGCCGCGTTGCGAAGCACCGCCGTCTGCCGGCATCAAATGCACACGAGGTAAATCTGGTGGCCTCCGACGATATCGACCAACTAAGCAGGAGGCCCCGCGGTGCGGCCACGGATCAGTTCGGTGTCCAGCAGCTCAACCACCGGCAGGCCGGAGCGCGGCGGTTTCTGCAGCAGTTCGCCTGCCCGTCTACCCTTTTGCAGGCTCGGCTGCGCCACGGTGGTCAGCCCCCGGCTGATCGCTTCGGGTACGCCGTCGAACCCGGTGACCGTCAGCTGGCCCGGCACGTAAATGCCATGTCCGCGTAGATAATCCATGGCAGACAGGGCCAAGATGTCCGCGGTGCACATCAGCGCGGTGATCCGCGGATTTGCCTCCAGCGCCACCTTGGCGGCATCGCCACCCGACGCCGGCAGATGCTCGTAGCTTTCCACCACGGTCAGCGAATCCGGGTCGACACCGGCCGCGGTCATTGCGTCCCAGACGCCGAGGATGCGTTCGCGTTGCACGTCGAAGGTGGGCGACTTCAGCCGTTCAGAATCCACCAGGTCCTGACGCCGGTCCCGACCCAGGCGCATGGTCAGCAGCCCGATCTCGCGATGTCCCAACCCGAGCACGTAGTCAGCCAGCTTCCGCATTGCCGCCCGGTCGTCGATACCCACCCGGGACACTCCGGTGAGCCCCTTGGGCTGGTCCACCACCACAACCGGCAGTCGCCGCTGCAGCACCACCTGCAGGTAGGGATCGTCGTCGCACACCGAATACACCACGAAGCCATCGACCCCGGCGCCCAGCACCGCGGCCGTTCCGTCCGCGAGGCTCCGGCTGGAGCCGACGGCCACCAGCATCAGTCCCTGACCCAGTTCTTCGCATGATTGCGCCACTCCCGCAACGAAATCCCGCGCCGCCGGGTCGCTGAAGAAGTAGGTCAACGGCTCGGCCATCACCAATCCGACCGCACCGGCTTTGCGGGTGCGCAACGATCGCGCCACCGGGTCGGGACCCGCGTAGCCCATCCGCTTCGCGGTGGCCAACACCCGCTCGCGGAGGTCAGCGGAAAGCTGATCCGGGCGGTTGAACGCATTCGAGACGGTGGTTCGCGACACCTTGAGCTCGGCAGCCAACGACGCCAGGGTCGCTCGGCGCCGTGGTGTGGGACTCACGTTCGGTGAGGCTACAGGGGTCCGTCGGCGCGGCTACGCGGCTCCGCCGCCAACTTTCTAATGGAAACGATTTTCATTTACTATGTGGTCGGCTGGGGGCCGCCGGAAGGGAAATATCAAGTGCGAATGGCGCTAGGCAGGGTGGCGCTTCGGTTGCCGGCCATTCTCCTCCTTGGTTCGGCGCTGGTTGGCTGTGGACCCGCCGGTACGGCGCACCCGGGCGCAACTGCGGTGGTGGCGTCCACGGACGTGTGGGGCAGTGTCGCGCGCGCTGTGGCCGGCGGCCGGCTCGCTGTGAAGTCCATCATCACCGGCGCCGAGGTCGATCCGCACTCATACCAGGCGACGCCGGCAGACGCCGCGGCGATCGCCGACGCGGATCTGGTGGTCTACAACGGCGGCGGTTACGACCCATGGGTTCACATAATGCTGGCCGGCCATCGGGAAATCCCGGCAATCGATGCCTACTCGTTGCTTGGGGCCCGGAACGAGGCAGCTGACGAGCACGTCTTCTACAACCTGAGCGTCGCGAAGTCGGTCGCCGCCACGATTGCCGACCGGCTGGCCATCATCGACCCCGGCAATTCCACGTATTACCGTGCCAACGCGGCCGAATTCGGCCGCGGCGCCGATGCGATCGCCAACTCCGAGCGCGCCATCGCCACCACATACCCGGCCGCCGGAGTCGTCGTCACCGAGCCCGTCGTCAACTACCTGCTGGCGGCGTCCGGTCTGATCAATCGCACCCCGGTCACCTTCACCATGGCCAACGAAAACGACGACGATCCTTCCCCGGCCGACATGGCATCGGTACTCGACCTCATCGACCACCGCGAAGTCGCGGCGCTGTTGATCAACCCGCAGACCTCGAGCGCCGCGACCAAAGACCTGCAAGCAGCCGCTCAACGTGCTGGGGTGCCGGTCGCCGAGGTCACCGAGACGTTACCTACGGGCACCGACTACCTGACCTGGCAGCGCAACACCGTCAACCAACTGACCGCCGCGTTGCGGTCCAGCCGCTGACCCGACCGTGAGCCACCAAGCGGTCGCGCTCACCGGCGCCAGGTTGGCTTTCGGTGATCGCGTGCTTTGGGATCACCTCGACCTGTCGGTCTCGCCCGGGGAGTTCATCGCGGTGCTGGGCCCCAACGGCACCGGCAAGACGTCGCTGCTTAAGGTGCTGCTCGGACAATTGCCGCTCAGTGCCGGCCTCGCGGTAGTGACTGGCCGCATCGGTTTTGTGCCGCAACACCATCCGATCGATCGGGAAGTAATGCTGCGCGGGCGCGACCTGGTCCAGCTGGGCGTCGACGGGTGCCGCTGGGGTGCCACACCGCTGCGACTCGCCGGCCGGGCCCGCCGGCGCGAGGCGGTGCGGCTGGCGCTGCGACAGGTCAACGGCGAACACCTGGCCGACGTGCGGGTCGGGCTGATGTCCGGCGGGGAGTTGCAGCGGATGCGCGTCGCCCAGGCGCTGGCCGGCGACCCGACGCTGCTGCTGTGCGACGAGCCGCTCTTGACCCTGGATCCGGCTAACGCCAACCTCGTCGCGGCACTGATCGACCGACGCCGTCGGGAAGCCGGAACCGCGGTGATCGTCGTCACCCATGAAGTCAACCCGATCCTGCCGTACGTGGATCGCGTGCTGTATCTAGTCGACGGCAGATTCCGGATCGGAAGCGTGGAGCAGGT is a genomic window containing:
- a CDS encoding cytochrome P450, with product MATKMFPIGCGATLRELEENPHPLLARLRAAEPVSSVAVLGGWLVTRYDLAVRVMRDPMTFTVDNPRFSTSRVVGPSMLSLDGAEHARHREPFAPPFRAAQVRDRYTGFIQAESDRLISAIQPAGSAELRREFAGPLAVAVVTEALGLREVDVDRVLSWYAAIVAAVSEVSAGRPVTVAGADAFGQLRAAVARAMGHTDKPSLLTEAARASHGLSQDEVVSNAAVLMFGGIDTTEGMIANTLRHLLGDPEALTLVRDSRDLLPNAIEESIRLEPAAAIVDRYATRDVGLAGTLIQRGDLVTISIAGANRDPAVFADPHRFNIRRTNARLNLAFALGPHFCLGARLARTETAIAVSRLLDRLPGLRLDPDHQNAPRGLVFRKPPTLRVRWTV
- the kstR gene encoding cholesterol catabolism transcriptional regulator KstR translates to MAVLAESELGSEAQRERRKRILDATMAIASKGGYEAVQMRAVADRADVAVGTLYRYFPSKVHLLVSALGREFSRIDAKTDRSAVAGGTPFQRLNFMVGKLNRAMQRNPLLTEAMTRAYVFADASAASEVDQVEKLIDSMFARAMADGEPTEDQYHIARVISDVWLSNLLAWLTRRASATDVSKRLDLAVRLLIGDTEAP
- a CDS encoding metal ABC transporter ATP-binding protein, which codes for MSHQAVALTGARLAFGDRVLWDHLDLSVSPGEFIAVLGPNGTGKTSLLKVLLGQLPLSAGLAVVTGRIGFVPQHHPIDREVMLRGRDLVQLGVDGCRWGATPLRLAGRARRREAVRLALRQVNGEHLADVRVGLMSGGELQRMRVAQALAGDPTLLLCDEPLLTLDPANANLVAALIDRRRREAGTAVIVVTHEVNPILPYVDRVLYLVDGRFRIGSVEQVMTSETLSALYRSDIQVVKVVKDDRARYVVVGEPA
- a CDS encoding metal ABC transporter solute-binding protein, Zn/Mn family, encoding MALGRVALRLPAILLLGSALVGCGPAGTAHPGATAVVASTDVWGSVARAVAGGRLAVKSIITGAEVDPHSYQATPADAAAIADADLVVYNGGGYDPWVHIMLAGHREIPAIDAYSLLGARNEAADEHVFYNLSVAKSVAATIADRLAIIDPGNSTYYRANAAEFGRGADAIANSERAIATTYPAAGVVVTEPVVNYLLAASGLINRTPVTFTMANENDDDPSPADMASVLDLIDHREVAALLINPQTSSAATKDLQAAAQRAGVPVAEVTETLPTGTDYLTWQRNTVNQLTAALRSSR
- a CDS encoding acyl-CoA dehydrogenase — encoded protein: MVATVTDEQFAARELVRDWARTAASGEAATVACREIEQGDTDAWRPVFGGLAGLGLFGIAVPEDRGGAGGSIEDLCAMVAEAAKALVPGPVAATALATLVVDDPELLDQLISGERFAGLALEGDVQLEDQTVSGTVDWVLGGAPGGVLLLPAGGDWLLVDTGSDGVLVEPLRATDFSRPLARVVLTDAPATLVSGRRVEDLTATLLAAEATGVTRWALDTAVAYAKVREQFGKPIGSFQAIKHLCAEMLCRAEQVEVAAADAARAAGDSDDPQFSIAAAIAASIGIAAAKANVKDCIQVLGGIGCTWEHDAHLYLRRAHSIGRFLGGAERWLRRVTALTQAGVRRRLSLDLAEVEGLRPEIAAAVAEVAALSEEKRQVALAETGLLAPHWPAPYGRGAAPAEQLLIDQEMAGAGVVRPDLVIGWWAAPTILEHGTPEQIERFVPATLRGEFLWCQLFSEPGAGSDLASLRTKAVRSKDPGGGWLLTGQKVWTSAAHTARWGVCLARTDPDAPKHQGITYFLVDMTAPGIEIRPLREITGDALFNEVFLDNVFVPDEMVVGTVNDGWRLARTTLANERVAMATGTALGNPMEELIKVLAELDLDVAQQDRLGRLILLAATGSLLDQRIALLAVGGQDPGSQSSVRKLIGVRYRQALAEFMMDVSEGGGLVENVAVHDFLNTRCLTIAGGTEQILLTVAAERLLGLPR
- a CDS encoding PE family protein, producing MSFVIAEPEAVAAGAAELARIRTSISAAAAAAAGPTTAAAAAGFDEVSTAAASVFNTYGAMYQDLSAQAAAFHDQFVHTLSAGATSYQSAEATAQAQLLNAINAPALALWDRPLIGNGANGGPGQNGGDGGLLWGNGGSGGNGDATHPGGGNGGNAGLIGDGGRGGNGYSPTAGSGQNGGAGGAGGNGGWLFGSGGAAGNGGAGSMGAGAGGLGGSGGHGGNAGLWGNGGAGGHGSAGGEGANAPNGSGGNGGAGGAGGNGGLLSGDGGVGGDGGSGGTGGSTGTSAAPGGNGGTGGSGGDGGWLFGTGGDAGDGGSGGTGGSDFLGGGVVAGADGGAGGAGGRAGNAGLWGSGGTGGNGGKGGTGGGASGSIGDPGTAGGAGGTGGTAGGGGNGGWFYGNGGAGGNGGGGGAGAQGADTNSVGGPGGAGGLAGSGGNGGAAGLIGTGGTGGAGGGGGAGGQGGFGPNSPSFGGFGGDGAAGGHGGHGGWLYGAAGGGGSGGNGGAGGASGGGGPSNVSGGAGGDGGAGGNAGLIGGGGNGGNGGTGGTGGFTGVGGVGGSGGTGGRLSGTPGSTGTNG
- a CDS encoding LacI family DNA-binding transcriptional regulator produces the protein MSPTPRRRATLASLAAELKVSRTTVSNAFNRPDQLSADLRERVLATAKRMGYAGPDPVARSLRTRKAGAVGLVMAEPLTYFFSDPAARDFVAGVAQSCEELGQGLMLVAVGSSRSLADGTAAVLGAGVDGFVVYSVCDDDPYLQVVLQRRLPVVVVDQPKGLTGVSRVGIDDRAAMRKLADYVLGLGHREIGLLTMRLGRDRRQDLVDSERLKSPTFDVQRERILGVWDAMTAAGVDPDSLTVVESYEHLPASGGDAAKVALEANPRITALMCTADILALSAMDYLRGHGIYVPGQLTVTGFDGVPEAISRGLTTVAQPSLQKGRRAGELLQKPPRSGLPVVELLDTELIRGRTAGPPA